Proteins from one Triticum aestivum cultivar Chinese Spring chromosome 7A, IWGSC CS RefSeq v2.1, whole genome shotgun sequence genomic window:
- the LOC123148063 gene encoding receptor kinase-like protein Xa21 encodes MGKPLDPCMPMARSGLRHAWPPPRTRRGTGSSRAQPCWHHCLFHRNSIGGEIPPTLATCVQLRVIDLRHNMHKGLVPRELASLHNLEVLALGYNNFTGSIPVEIGNLKGLTRLHLASNMLVGEIPTEIANLRNLTKLYLSFNRLSGPVHAFLGGLQKLQILYLGPNRFSGPIPPSLGNLSSLLVLDVQINGLTGSIPESLGNLNLLNVLSLTSNSLTGSIPHTLGKLSSLVEFYLNGNQLEGSIPPSVYNFSSLQIFSVQYNNLSGPISYHLGNKFPQLQNLSIDNNRFHGSIPESLCNASMLEIVQLSENFFSGVIPKCLGATMKSLSALLLSYNQLEARNDADWDFISSLTNSSMLQYLALGHNKLQGVLPNSMANLSTNLRYFSVSGNMLRGNIPEGIGNLVNLQHLQVDGNFLDGKIPESIGNLRILVELYLSNNGLSGPIPPMLGNLTALIILDLSQNVLTGPIPSSLGSCPLETLSLAFNQLIGSIPKEIFLISALSVSMELQGNMLTGTFPQEVSNLVNLGYLNVSDNRISGLIPASLAQCRSLQYLSIEGNLFQGPIPASMSQMKGLLVLDVSRNNLSGDIPVFLGDMQGLAILNISFNNFEGEVPKRELFLNASAALIEGNYGLCGGIPQFNLHPCSNHTSEKWSHKLVVLISVGSAVLCIMLVLFALFAHRKLRSKFTMTRRVPSLHSGQHIRVTYVELVRATSGFASENLIGTGSFGSVYKGRMMNGNQEVIVAVKVLNLEQRGASQSFVAECETLRCIRHRNLVKILTVCSSIDSRGLDFKALVFEFMPNGDLDQWQHSRLLEDGSHGVLSLTQRIDIAIDVASALEYLHHNKPVPIVHCDLKPSNILLDNDMVSHVGDFGLARFLQQDDTSLPEISSGWATRRGTIGYAAPEYGQANEVSVYGDTYSYGILLLELFTGKRPTDGEFLQDLNLHSYVEIALRDKAANLVDLCLLSSLEEGTTMRAACITSILHIGILCSKEQPTDRMQIGDAMRELLAIRDKYHTHLLSEGGSI; translated from the exons ATGGGGAAACCACTCGATCCCTGTATGCCAATGGCGCGGAGTGGCCTGCGGCACGCGTGGCCACCGCCGCGGACGCGTCGTGGCACTGGATCTTCACGGGCTCAACCTTGTTGGCACCATTGCCTCTTCCATAG GAACTCCATCGGCGGGGAGATCCCGCCGACACTGGCCACTTGTGTTCAGCTTCGAGTTATTGATCTGAGGCACAACATGCATAAAGGCTTGGTGCCCCGGGAGTTGGCATCCTTGCATAATCTTGAGGTATTGGCTCTTGGGTACAACAACTTTACAGGAAGTATCCCTGTGGAGATTGGAAACCTGAAAGGCCTGACCCGTCTTCATCTGGCGTCAAACATGCTAGTAGGAGAAATACCAACAGAGATTGCAAATCTTAGAAACTTGACCAAGTTATATCTTAGCTTCAATCGCCTGTCAGGTCCTGTTCATGCCTTTCTTGGTGGCCTCCAAAAATTACAGATTCTGTATCTAGGGCCGAACCGTTTCTCAGGGCCGATTCCACCTTCCCTAGGAAACCTCTCATCTCTACTAGTTCTAGATGTCCAAATAAATGGCCTAACTGGTAGCATCCCTGAATCGTTAGGAAATCTGAATCTGCTCAACGTCCTTTCTCTCACATCTAATAGTCTTACAGGCTCAATCCCTCATACTCTTGGAAAACTCAGTTCTCTTGTTGAGTTTTATCTCAACGGGAATCAACTCGAGGGTTCTATACCACCTTCTGTCTATAATTTCTCATCCCTCCAAATTTTTAGTGTCCAATACAACAACCTGAGTGGACCCATTTCATATCACTTGGGTAATAAGTTTCCACAACTCCAGAACCTTAGCATAGACAATAATAGGTTTCATGGGTCCATCCCAGAGTCTTTGTGCAATGCTTCAATGCTTGAAATAGTACAACTGAGCGAGAACTTCTTTTCCGGAGTAATACCAAAATGTCTTGGAGCTACCATGAAGAGCTTATCGGCACTGCTTCTCTCATATAACCAGTTAGAGGCAAGGAATGATGCTGATTGGGATTTCATTTCTAGCTTGACAAACAGTAGTATGCTACAGTACCTAGCTCTTGGCCATAACAAACTACAAGGGGTGCTACCAAATTCAATGGCAAACCTTTCCACAAACTTGAGATATTTCAGCGTGTCAGGCAACATGCTACGGGGAAATATACCTGAAGGAATTGGAAATCTTGTCAACTTGCAACACTTGCAGGTGGATGGTAATTTCCTAGATGGAAAAATTCCTGAATCGATTGGCAATCTTAGGATCCTGGTTGAATTATACTTGTCAAACAATGGTTTATCTGGACCAATTCCACCAATGCTTGGAAATCTCACAGCATTAATTATACTTGACCTCAGCCAAAATGTGCTTACTGGGCCCATACCATCCAGCCTTGGAAGCTGCCCTCTGGAGACATTGAGCCTAGCATTCAATCAGCTTATAGGTTCAATACCAAAAGAGATTTTCCTCATATCGGCACTATCTGTTTCCATGGAGCTGCAAGGGAACATGTTAACTGGGACATTTCCTCAAGAAGTTAGTAATCTAGTGAATCTTGGATATCTGAATGTGTCTGACAACAGGATATCTGGCTTAATTCCTGCCTCTCTAGCTCAGTGCAGAAGTTTGCAGTATCTCAGTATAGAAGGTAACCTATTTCAGGGCCCAATTCCAGCATCAATGTCACAGATGAAAGGCCTTCTGGTTCTTGATGTTTCAAGAAACAACTTGTCCGGGGACATCCCAGTATTCCTTGGGGACATGCAGGGGCTCGCTATCCTGAACATATCATTCAACAATTTTGAGGGTGAAGTTCCAAAACGTGAATTATTTCTGAATGCAAGTGCAGCTCTGATTGAAGGGAACTATGGATTATGTGGAGGTATCCCCCAATTCAACTTGCATCCCTGCTCAAATCATACATCCGAGAAGTGGTCTCACAAGCTTGTCGTGTTGATCTCAGTAGGAAGCGCAGTTCTTTGCATTATGTTAGTACTATTTGCACTATTTGCACACCGGAAATTGAGAAGCAAGTTTACAATGACAAGACGGGTTCCATCACTCCATAGCGGACAGCATATAAGGGTTACCTATGTTGAATTAGTGAGAGCAACAAGTGGTTTTGCTTCTGAGAACCTCATAGGCACAGGAAGCTTCGGCTCTGTGTACAAAGGAAGAATGATGAATGGAAATCAGGAAGTGATTGTCGCTGTGAAGGTGCTCAACCTCGAGCAGCGAGGGGCATCTCAAAGCTTTGTTGCGGAATGTGAGACTTTAAGATGCATCAGACATCGAAACCTTGTGAAGATATTGACCGTCTGCTCGAGTATTGATTCCAGGGGTCTAGACTTCAAAGCTCTCGTATTTGAGTTCATGCCGAATGGAGATCTTGATCAATGGCAACACAGCCGTCTCCTGGAAGATGGGAGCCATGGCGTGCTCAGTCTTACCCAAAGGATAGACATTGCCATTGATGTCGCTTCAGCACTCGAATACCTTCACCACAATAAGCCAGTGCCAATAGTTCATTGTGATCTTAAGCCAAGCAATATTCTCCTCGATAATGACATGGTTTCCCATGTGGGTGATTTTGGACTCGCAAGGTTCTTGCAGCAGGATGATACTAGCCTCCCAGAAATATCAAGTGGTTGGGCTACAAGAAGGGGAACAATTGGATATGCTGCCCCAG AGTACGGCCAAGCAAATGAAGTCTCGGTCTATGGTGATACCTATAGCTACGGAATACTGCTGTTAGAGTTGTTCACTGGCAAAAGGCCAACTGATGGTGAGTTTCTGCAAGATCTAAACCTACATAGTTACGTTGAGATAGCACTCAGAGACAAAGCAGCCAACCTGGTCGATCTGTGCTTACTATCTTCACTGGAGGAAGGGACAACCATGAGGGCTGCATGCATCACTTCAATTCTGCACATTGGGATATTATGTTCAAAGGAACAGCCAACTGATCGCATGCAGATTGGGGATGCTATGAGAGAGCTACTGGCGATCAGAGACAAGTATCACACACACCTATTGAGTGAAGGTGGGTCCATCTAA
- the LOC123148068 gene encoding cysteine-rich and transmembrane domain-containing protein WIH2, translated as MSYQQGYPPPGTAAAYPPPGQQQAYVAPPPSTYPQDQQYPPAGADTTSRGGHGHGGDGFLKGCCAALCCCCLLDACF; from the exons ATGAGCTACCAGCAGG GCTACCCGCCGCCAGGCACCGCAGCAGCGTACCCTCCGCCGGGCCAGCAGCAGGCCTacgtcgcgccgccgccgtccacctACCCGCAGGACCAGCAGTACCCTCCCGCCGGCGCCGACACCACGAGCCGCGGCGGGCACGGCCACGGCGGCGATGGCTTCTTGAAAGGATG CTGCGCCGCGCTGTGCTGCTGCTGCCTCCTCGACGCCTGCTTCTGA
- the LOC123148067 gene encoding histone-lysine N-methyltransferase ASHR2 — MDCEIFRPTEQPKKSTALSQSAILLSEVSCSSSPSAAAGMAPPNMAGDTLRVADLPGRGRALLAARDILEGEVLLSESPILLYPSSLASLSSYCSACFRSLPPPPHAPCPSCRAAAFCSPACAAASHPRLLCAALSGGLAAAPEAHQEPLLFLLSAYSLQEPSLGALLSLSSAPQGPSPSQQQDAAGLHAAVASVAPPHMLPAGFSPDLTAALLSKDRTNSFSILEPYRPDVPLELRKARCCAVYPRASLLNHDCLPNACHFDYADRPGPGNTDIVVRALHGITEGKEVCISYFAANWRYADRQRRLLEDYGFRCECDRCQIESKWKFDDDNDGGDGDDTMEEGHGKEVAEDGGDEGMEQEEGSDDDGDDFPHAFFFVRYLCDREDCYGMLAPLPPLPSGELSHIFECNACGQLKKEEDEDEPDAGECSMDQ, encoded by the coding sequence ATGGACTGCGAAATATTCCGGCCCACGGAGCAGCCCAAAAAGAGCACCGCTCTCTCCCAGAGTGCCATTCTTCTGTCAGAGGTTTcctgctcttcctctccctccgccgccgccggaatggCACCGCCAAACATGGCCGGCGACACGCTCAGGGTAGCCGACCTCCCGGGCCGCGGCCGCgcgctcctcgccgcccgcgacatCCTCGAGGGCGAGGTGCTCCTGTCGGAGTCGCCCATCCTCCTCTACCCGTCCTCGCTCGCTTCCCTCTCCTCCTACTGCTCCGCCTGCTTCCGCTcgctcccgccgccgccccacgcccccTGCCCTtcctgccgcgccgccgccttctgctcccctgcctgcgccgccgcctcccacccgCGCCTCCTCTGCGCCGCGCTCTCCGgcggcctcgccgccgcccccgagGCGCACCAGGagcccctcctcttcctcctctcggcCTACTCGCTCCAGGAGCCCTCCctgggcgccctcctctctctctcctcggcTCCGCAGGGCCCCTCCCCGAGCCAGCAGCAGGACGCCGCGGGCCTCCACGCCgcggtggcgtcggtggcgccGCCGCACATGCTGCCCGCGGGCTTCTCTCCGGACCTCACGGCGGCCCTCCTCTCCAAGGACCGGACCAACAGCTTCTCCATCCTGGAGCCGTACCGCCCCGACGTGCCGCTGGAGCTCCGCAAGGCGCGGTGCTGCGCGGTGTACCCTCGGGCGTCACTGCTGAACCACGACTGCCTGCCCAACGCTTGCCACTTCGATTATGCCGACAGGCCGGGGCCGGGGAACACGGACATCGTCGTGCGCGCTCTCCATGGCATAACAGAGGGGAAGGAGGTTTGCATCAGCTATTTCGCGGCCAATTGGAGGTATGCTGACAGGCAACGCAGGCTGCTGGAGGATTATGGGTTCCGGTGTGAGTGTGATCGGTGTCAGATTGAGAGCAAGTGGAAgtttgatgatgataatgatggcgGTGATGGGGATGATACCATGGAAGAGGGGCATGGCAAGGAGGTtgctgaagatggtggtgatgagggGATGGAGCAGGAGGAAGggagtgatgacgatggcgacgatttcccgcATGCCTTCTTCTTTGTGAGGTATCTGTGTGATCGTGAGGACTGCTATGGCATGCTTGCACCGCTGCCGCCCTTGCCGAGCGGTGAGCTGTCCCACATATTTGAGTGCAATGCCTGTGGGCAACTGaagaaggaagaagatgaggatgagcctgaTGCTGGTGAATGCAGCATGGACCAGTAG
- the LOC123148064 gene encoding uncharacterized protein, giving the protein MAEFSWLTALGFAFLTFNSGMAVYRSNGDAGSVVFVAVSYLDLVALFACLRLYERLDRHSPRRERLKAAVWALTTLLTVMFTYKVAEVMPLAVKLLVWAMAAATTCGGFYVFFVHDDKPYQQLQDASAAAERGDVAN; this is encoded by the coding sequence ATGGCGGAGTTCTCGTGGCTCACGGCGCTAGGGTTCGCCTTCCTGACCTTCAACTCCGGCATGGCCGTGTACCGCTCCAACGGCGACGCGGGGTCCGTCGTCTTCGTCGCCGTCTcctacctcgacctcgtcgccctCTTCGCCTGCCTGCGCCTCTACGAGCGCCTCGACCGCCACTCCCCGCGCCGGGAGCGGCTCAAGGCCGCCGTCTGGGCGCTCACCACGCTGCTCACCGTCATGTTCACCTACAAGGTCGCCGAGGTCATGCCGCTCGCCGTCAAGCTCCTCGTCTGGGCGATGGCCGCCGCCACCACCTGCGGCGGCTTCTACGTCTTCTTCGTGCACGACGACAAGCCGTACCAGCAGCTGCAGGACGCGTCGGCGGCCGCCGAGCGCGGGGACGTCGCCAACTAG